The Flavobacterium sp. M31R6 nucleotide sequence CATATAATCTATTAATGACACAAAAGTACAAAAAAGATATGCTTTCTTAAGGCCTTAACATTTTTTTGCTTTTTGTGGAAGTTATTTCTCTTGATAAATCTTAAAACCGTAGCTACAGAAATTCTACATTCCCTTTTGTATATTTGATGTAATAAAATTCACGACAATCACAATGATTTATACGCGAAATGCAACCTTAGACGACCTAGCCATACTCCTGGAATTTGAGCAAGGGATTATTGCCGCCGAGCGTCCATTTGACCCAACATTGAAAGAGGAAAAAATAAGTTATTATGACATAGGAAAAATGATTTTGGCCCTAGATGTTGAAGTCGTTGTTGCCGTTTTGGATGACCAAATTATAGGCTCCGGATATGCCAGAATTGAGAATGCAAAACCCTATTTGAATCACAAATTATATGCCTATTTGGGTTTTATGTACACGCACTCGGATCACCGCGGAAAAGGAGTAAATACCCAAATTATTGAAGCGCTAAGCAAGTGGGTTCACTCACAAGGTATATTTGAAATGCGATTGGATGTTTATAGTGACAATTCTTCGGCAATAAGAGCATACGAAAAGGCAGGCTTCAAAAAGCATTTAATCAATATGCGTATTGGTTTATAGCAAAATATCTTATTCATTACTTTTTTTTAAAACCAAAAAGTCTTTTTTAACGTAAGTAACAATAGTTAAAAATTGTATAAATAGAAATCGAATTGTAAAATACCCGACATTTTGATTGTAATTTGTCCTTTACTTTTGGGAATAAAAACAAACACCATGAAAACAACATCATTCTTTTTTACTTTATTATTACTCCCCTTATTTGTTTTTCAAGCTTGCGGGCAGAGTAAAGAAACGAATAGTAACAAAATGGTTCCAGTTGAAACTTATCAAAGTAAACCTGGAAATCCATATTACTCTCATACCGATACTACAAAACTGAATTTGACCGATGCCGAGTGGAAAAAAATTCTCCCGGAAGATGTTTATCTAGTTTCTCGCAAAGCCGATACCGAAAGGCCTTTTACCGGTAAATATTGGAATACCGACGTAAAAGGAACCTATTATTGTGCAGCTTGTGGTAATCTCCTTTTTCGTTCCGGAGCCAAGTTTGCGAGCAGTTGTGGATGGCCAAGTTTTTTTGAACAAGAAAACAAAAAAAGTATTGTATTTAAAAACGATAATTCTATTGGAATGGAACGAATTGAAGCTCTTTGTGGCAGATGTGGCGGACATTTAGGACATTTGTTTGACGATGGACCTGCAC carries:
- a CDS encoding GNAT family N-acetyltransferase, giving the protein MIYTRNATLDDLAILLEFEQGIIAAERPFDPTLKEEKISYYDIGKMILALDVEVVVAVLDDQIIGSGYARIENAKPYLNHKLYAYLGFMYTHSDHRGKGVNTQIIEALSKWVHSQGIFEMRLDVYSDNSSAIRAYEKAGFKKHLINMRIGL
- the msrB gene encoding peptide-methionine (R)-S-oxide reductase MsrB, with amino-acid sequence MKTTSFFFTLLLLPLFVFQACGQSKETNSNKMVPVETYQSKPGNPYYSHTDTTKLNLTDAEWKKILPEDVYLVSRKADTERPFTGKYWNTDVKGTYYCAACGNLLFRSGAKFASSCGWPSFFEQENKKSIVFKNDNSIGMERIEALCGRCGGHLGHLFDDGPAPTGKRYCMNSIALDFVPDAK